The Microcystis aeruginosa NIES-843 sequence AAGGGTATTATTTGCCATGAGTCAATATGTTCTACTTCGGATTCAAGTCATTCAGGAAGAATTAGAAGCCTTAAAAAAAAACGGTCATTCATCAACTTGAAGGTTCTCGCAATAAGACTCAAATTAAAGGTTTATGGAAAGATGTTGTGATCAGTGATGACGATTTAGAAGAGGCTAAAAAAGCAGTTTTTCGAGATTAGGTTACACTTCATTTTTATGATAACCGCTATAGTTATCATTAATGATCTTTTTAAGAGTTTAAATCCTTAAAGGGATTGATAACCTGTAAGCTATTATTGATAATTAAACCATCTTGCATATCTTCTGAGTAGAGAATAGTTGCATCGCCTAAAACTGCACTAGCAACAATCAGGCTATCCCAAAATGAAATTAAGTAGCGATCTCGTAATTTCACGGCATACTCAAGGGTTTCGAGGGAGACAGGTAAGATTTCACACCCTTGTGTCAATTCTTCAAGTAGATGGTAATGATTCGGTAGTAGTGGCGTAGCTCTCTTGCTTACCTGGTATGAATTGTGTAAAATATTTATTAATAAAAATAATTGGCTCGAATCAGTCTTTAAACCTCTAGCTTGATCATGACTTTTCTGATAAATATCTTTTTCTGGCTCCTGTCTGGCTTACTGAAATATCAGTCTAGCACCGAACAAAGTACCCCCTTCACCTCCGTTCCCCTGTCCTAATTGTGGTTCTCACCATACGATCAAGAATGGTTCTATTCATAATGGAAAACCCAAACGTCAAGGTAAAGAATGTGGTCGTCAGTTGGTGATCAATCCCACTAATAAAACCGTCTCTGACGAAACCAAACAATTAATTGATAAACTCTTGCTCGAACGAATTTCCTGACGAGGAATTGCTAGAGTAACAGGGGTAAGTTGGTCATGGTTACAAAATTATGTCAACAATAAACTGGCGGCTGTCCCCCGTCAAATAAAGGTTTCGGACAAACCAAAAGGTAAATTGGTTAGAGAATGTGATGAAATGTGGTCTTTTGTTTTTTCTAAGACGATAAAGGTCTATATTTGGCGGTTAATTGATAGAA is a genomic window containing:
- a CDS encoding PIN domain-containing protein codes for the protein MYQKSHDQARGLKTDSSQLFLLINILHNSYQVSKRATPLLPNHYHLLEELTQGCEILPVSLETLEYAVKLRDRYLISFWDSLIVASAVLGDATILYSEDMQDGLIINNSLQVINPFKDLNS